In Symphalangus syndactylus isolate Jambi chromosome 14, NHGRI_mSymSyn1-v2.1_pri, whole genome shotgun sequence, one DNA window encodes the following:
- the LOC129461866 gene encoding ankyrin repeat domain-containing protein 36B-like, producing the protein MEDYEPEWWPTLRERLCSDGFSFPRYHIKLSHLRRIHRAVVLGNLEKLEYLLTYHDANKRDKKERTALHLACATGQPEMVFLLVSSRCELNLQDRECRTPLIKAVQLRQEACATILLQNGADPNIMDFFGKTALHYAVYNEDTSMIEKLLLYGTNIEECSKV; encoded by the exons ATGGAAGACTACGAGCCGGAGTGGTGGCCCACCCTCAGGGAGCGCTTGTGCTCGGATGGCTTCTCATTTCCCCGATACCACATCAAATTGTCTCATCTGAGGAGGATCCACAGAGCTGTCGTCCTTGGTAATCTGGAGAAACTGGAGTACCTTCTCACGTATCATGACGCCAATAAGAGAGACAAGAAGGAAAG GACTGCCCTACATTTGGCCTGTGCCACTGGCCAACCGGAAATGGTATTTCTCCTGGTGTCCAGTAGATGTGAGCTTAATCTGCAGGACCGTGAATGCAGGACACCTCTCATCAAG GCTGTacaactgaggcaggaggcttgtgCAACTATTCTGCTGCAAAATGGCGCCGATCCAAATATTATGGATTTCTTTGGAAAGACTGCTCTACACTATGCTGTGTATAATGAAGATACATCCATGATAGAAAAACTTCTTTTATATGGTACAAATATTGAAGAATGCAGCAAGGTATAG